The following proteins come from a genomic window of Leucoraja erinacea ecotype New England chromosome 1, Leri_hhj_1, whole genome shotgun sequence:
- the LOC129698637 gene encoding uncharacterized protein C4orf19 homolog has product MGCRCCRMIRRYIFGPTIGELPSTVRNEINCRNNDGKHEGAFHNKDKTNNIVASASDKVINLEEQDAGMKIRERNASKKNIACVQNKMVENVSDSTDNGATHVLNNNQVQKASSEVAPHPTNTNNCSTYNIKAANTNEMVHQHDPGIESDCLTVNGLSTHYPTEVIAVVPEGEKVVYNHKIANKNNNKLSSMELDEVIENNLETNRDGIKGLSDPSSNEKMNTLNGYKDLERTPLRIDGEFTKNLHEEEQFSLEIEDAEVAAALAALEAATAGEDDELEDY; this is encoded by the exons ATGGGGTGCAGATGCTGTAGAATGATTAGAAG GTACATCTTCGGACCAACTATTGGAGAACTTCCATCCACTGTGAGAAATGAAATTAATTGTAGAAACAATGACGGTAAACATGAGGGCGCATTCCACAACAAGGACAAGACTAACAATATTGTTGCTTCAGCTTCGGACAAAGTGATAAACTTGGAAGAACAAGATGCAGGAATGAAAATAAGGGAACGTAATGCATCGAAGAAAAATATAGCATGTGTGCAAAATAAGAtggttgaaaatgtcagtgacagCACAGACAACGGTGCAACACATGTGCTGAATAACAACCAAGTGCAGAAAGCTTCGAGTGAAGTGGCGCCACACCCCACCAATACAAATAACTGCTCCACATATAATATAAAAGCTGCAAATACAAATGAAATGGTACATCAGCATGACCCAGGAATTGAAAGTGATTGTCTCACAGTCAATGGACTCTCCACACATTATCCTACTGAAGTAATTGCTGTTGTTCCAGAAGGAGAGAAAGTTGTATACAATCATAAAATTGCcaacaaaaataacaacaaaTTATCGTCCATGGAACTTGATGAAGTAATtgaaaataatctggaaactaaCAGGGATGGAATCAAAGGTTTATCCGACCCATCTTCCAATGAAAAGATGAACACTTTAAATGGATACAAAGATCTAGAACGCACTCCTCTTCGCATTGATGGGGAATTCACCAAGAACTTGCACGAAGAGGAGCAATTCAGCCTAGAGATTGAAGATGCAGAGGTGGCTGCTGCCCTTGCAGCACTGGAGGCTGCAACAGCTGGAGAAGATGATGAACTGGAAGACTACTGA